A DNA window from Bacillota bacterium contains the following coding sequences:
- a CDS encoding S-layer homology domain-containing protein: protein MRPGRSKLLKYCLLFLLTGCLVAGTLLLEPPGDGASPGRVGDFLKGSKPGGAGTGETSGLFVVRFQSEELRKEEETIRFMLNKLGAESGDLLGKDLLLVRLPASGVAQARAVLGAALEPYLPEARLAPELLKKIRAAETQTVEVNVTLFQETDKETVARAVQGLGGLVVRGRTEPGRVLRVRIPVPRLSDLAGLPDVIFIEPASSFRFLNDRARDITGVTPLSVSGFLPLTPASSSTAGRGLTGAKQIVALADSGLDKGSTEEVHPDLKSLPGQMPKVVMLKSWAGASLAADPDGHGTHMAATIAGSGAASQKKFQGIAPGASIYFQGLLNPQGKLDPPPDLTALFEPAYAAGARIHVNGWGGEGGGYLGAAAQTDQFVRRHPDFLVIYGAGNSGPGDGSLTPEAATKNGLVVGASQSPHPLFNPNQSDATEPAAFSSRGPTRDGRLKPEILAPGAVVSARTRLGTDESGPGSFYTYMEGTSMAAAVAGGSAALLREYFQKYEAVANPTAALLKAVLICGARSLPDGPSSAGFGILDLGGTILALREKTFRYHEAKEGVGEGKVISYTFQVRDGSAPLKATLAWTDPEVAPGSTRPLVNNLDLVVRDPEGKEFRGNAFLFPEKPDDVNNVEQVLIPRPVPGTYTIFVKGTEITRNTVSGATGKAQDFALVFGQPLARDVITAVGDRVSLASGREVALVPEKVRFVQNGRLLPWPSAFPVRRVLAPDGRNLLPDGDVPIGGDIYLPQENGTGPGFTYIAARTWLAEGVQVLETDRGFLVTEINPGARSGGFYLAPGAQNFLWANGVPVTDPASLPPGGEVRGWLNPATQALWGAAFSFSETDGFLSKVDLLRREIFLLGNPRPLSLASQAALAYLDELVEVDPADLPFGAGSCPDWEKLLPGLRVKLVCNPRSGDVMYVGARRQLAIGTLARVDADAGEVFLTNGSSFRLRPGISLQLDQKEITLEQLRPGQHVVAVLLPDTGEALALNAHSGVGYGRVVYISTKNQVLYLIDDQNRFRVFNFKPDTMFFRWGLPAEAVAVEPGNWARFYLGPEEGAIRRIDLAETTGERKEVLYGYDRESGALVTEKGTYYLSARTQVTKNGYPITPEDLVPGEEVTLTPFLAEGPRGPLLAAVAARMRPGVTAPRLEVAASWRNGDVVLSGVTSADRLYLYRPEGGREAIPPGRGGQFTCYFTPGEEGRDAVVLQVVAVDSRTGGVTGQFVTLPPAPAKSTLKDLAGHWATGEVEALLAQGLVTGYPDGTFRPGAPVTRAELTLLLCRALGWSGATGSLEFADAGVIPAWARPAVMQAVQRGLVSGYPDGYFRPNRALSRTEATVLLARVLDLFVPELNKRKEPQQSVPPWQDWAQVPGWAQEAVACAFQAGITRGRTPESFAPAAPFTRAEAAVAVSRLLEVLRTGD from the coding sequence TTGAGGCCGGGAAGATCGAAGTTGCTCAAGTACTGTCTCTTATTTCTTTTAACAGGCTGTCTGGTGGCCGGAACACTGCTTTTGGAGCCGCCCGGGGATGGCGCGTCTCCTGGCAGGGTTGGAGATTTTCTCAAAGGCAGCAAACCCGGCGGGGCCGGGACGGGAGAAACAAGCGGTTTATTTGTGGTCCGTTTCCAGAGCGAGGAGCTTCGGAAAGAGGAGGAAACCATCCGGTTTATGCTCAACAAATTGGGCGCTGAAAGCGGGGACCTGCTGGGAAAAGACCTTCTTCTTGTCCGGCTTCCCGCGAGCGGGGTTGCTCAAGCGAGAGCGGTGCTGGGGGCGGCGCTGGAGCCGTACCTCCCGGAGGCGCGCCTCGCGCCGGAACTCCTTAAAAAGATCCGGGCGGCGGAAACTCAAACCGTAGAGGTGAACGTTACCCTTTTCCAGGAGACTGATAAAGAGACTGTGGCACGGGCGGTGCAGGGCCTCGGCGGGCTGGTGGTGCGGGGCAGGACAGAGCCGGGGCGCGTCCTGCGAGTCCGCATCCCGGTGCCGCGCCTCTCCGACCTGGCCGGGCTTCCTGACGTGATCTTTATTGAACCGGCCTCTTCTTTCCGGTTCTTGAACGACCGCGCCCGGGACATCACGGGGGTTACTCCGCTGAGCGTTTCCGGCTTTCTCCCCCTCACTCCGGCATCCTCCTCTACTGCCGGCAGGGGGCTCACCGGGGCGAAGCAGATTGTGGCCCTGGCAGACAGCGGCCTGGACAAAGGTTCAACGGAGGAAGTTCACCCTGATTTAAAAAGCTTGCCAGGGCAGATGCCGAAAGTGGTGATGCTGAAGTCCTGGGCGGGAGCTTCCCTGGCCGCAGATCCTGACGGGCACGGTACCCACATGGCAGCGACGATTGCCGGGAGCGGGGCCGCCTCCCAGAAGAAATTCCAGGGCATCGCCCCCGGGGCCAGCATTTACTTTCAGGGCCTGTTGAATCCCCAGGGAAAGCTGGATCCCCCGCCGGACCTCACCGCACTTTTTGAGCCCGCATACGCCGCGGGGGCGCGGATCCACGTGAACGGTTGGGGTGGTGAAGGCGGTGGTTACCTGGGGGCGGCGGCCCAGACCGACCAGTTTGTGCGGCGCCATCCCGATTTTCTCGTAATTTATGGTGCCGGAAACAGCGGTCCGGGGGACGGGAGCCTGACGCCCGAGGCCGCGACCAAAAACGGCCTTGTGGTAGGAGCGAGTCAGAGCCCCCATCCTCTTTTTAATCCTAACCAGTCGGATGCCACGGAACCTGCCGCCTTTTCCAGCCGGGGACCCACCCGCGACGGGCGCCTGAAACCGGAAATCCTCGCGCCCGGGGCGGTCGTTTCCGCACGGACGCGCCTGGGTACGGATGAATCCGGTCCAGGCTCTTTTTATACTTACATGGAGGGAACCAGCATGGCGGCGGCGGTAGCCGGGGGAAGCGCCGCCCTCCTGCGGGAATACTTCCAGAAGTACGAAGCGGTGGCGAATCCCACGGCGGCACTCCTCAAGGCGGTGTTAATCTGCGGGGCGCGCTCCCTGCCGGACGGCCCCAGCAGTGCAGGATTTGGGATCCTGGACCTGGGCGGGACGATTCTGGCCCTCCGGGAAAAGACCTTCCGTTATCATGAAGCAAAAGAGGGTGTCGGAGAGGGAAAGGTCATAAGTTATACCTTTCAGGTGCGGGACGGAAGTGCCCCTCTCAAGGCGACCCTGGCCTGGACAGACCCCGAGGTGGCGCCCGGTTCGACTCGCCCTCTTGTCAACAACCTCGATCTTGTGGTTCGCGATCCTGAGGGGAAGGAATTTCGGGGGAATGCCTTCCTTTTTCCCGAAAAACCGGATGATGTCAACAATGTAGAACAGGTCTTGATTCCCCGTCCGGTTCCGGGAACGTATACGATTTTCGTCAAGGGAACGGAGATCACCCGGAATACGGTTTCCGGAGCTACGGGCAAAGCCCAGGATTTCGCGCTGGTATTCGGGCAACCCCTCGCGCGCGATGTGATTACAGCGGTTGGGGATCGGGTTTCTCTTGCCTCCGGACGGGAGGTCGCTCTTGTCCCTGAAAAGGTCCGGTTTGTTCAGAACGGGCGGCTCCTCCCCTGGCCCTCCGCTTTCCCTGTGAGGAGGGTGCTCGCTCCGGACGGGAGAAATCTTTTGCCTGACGGGGATGTGCCCATTGGCGGAGATATTTACCTTCCGCAGGAGAATGGCACCGGCCCCGGGTTTACGTATATCGCGGCGCGCACCTGGCTGGCGGAGGGTGTTCAGGTTCTGGAGACAGACCGCGGTTTCCTTGTTACGGAAATCAACCCCGGGGCGCGCTCGGGGGGCTTTTATCTCGCTCCCGGGGCTCAAAACTTTCTCTGGGCCAACGGGGTGCCGGTCACGGACCCCGCCTCCCTGCCGCCCGGAGGAGAGGTTAGAGGGTGGCTCAACCCGGCCACCCAGGCCCTTTGGGGGGCGGCGTTCTCCTTCTCGGAAACGGACGGTTTTTTAAGTAAAGTCGACCTCTTGCGGCGGGAGATCTTCCTGCTCGGGAACCCCCGTCCTCTTTCCCTGGCCTCCCAGGCGGCCCTGGCTTACCTGGATGAGCTGGTTGAGGTTGACCCGGCCGATCTCCCCTTTGGAGCCGGTTCCTGCCCCGATTGGGAAAAGCTCCTTCCCGGGTTGAGGGTAAAACTTGTGTGCAACCCGCGCAGCGGAGATGTCATGTACGTTGGGGCACGGCGCCAGCTGGCGATCGGAACCCTGGCCAGAGTGGACGCCGACGCCGGGGAGGTTTTCTTAACCAACGGGAGCTCTTTCCGGCTGCGCCCCGGGATTTCCCTCCAACTGGATCAAAAAGAGATTACACTGGAGCAGCTCCGGCCCGGACAACACGTTGTTGCGGTTTTACTTCCCGATACTGGAGAAGCCCTGGCTCTCAACGCACACAGCGGCGTTGGCTATGGACGCGTTGTTTACATCAGCACGAAGAACCAGGTGCTCTACCTGATTGATGACCAGAACAGGTTCCGGGTCTTCAATTTCAAACCTGACACAATGTTCTTTCGCTGGGGCCTCCCCGCAGAGGCTGTCGCGGTCGAACCCGGCAACTGGGCGCGTTTCTATCTCGGTCCCGAAGAAGGCGCAATCCGCCGGATCGATCTTGCCGAAACAACCGGTGAAAGGAAAGAGGTTTTGTACGGCTACGACCGGGAGAGCGGCGCCCTAGTCACGGAAAAAGGCACTTACTACCTGAGCGCGCGAACCCAGGTAACGAAGAACGGATATCCTATAACTCCCGAAGACCTTGTGCCAGGGGAGGAAGTGACTCTGACACCGTTCCTGGCTGAAGGGCCCCGAGGACCCCTTCTCGCCGCTGTCGCTGCCAGGATGCGGCCCGGGGTAACAGCTCCCCGGCTCGAGGTAGCGGCTTCCTGGCGCAATGGTGATGTTGTCCTTTCGGGGGTGACTTCGGCCGACCGGCTTTACCTTTACCGGCCCGAAGGAGGGCGTGAAGCAATCCCTCCCGGTAGAGGGGGGCAGTTTACCTGTTATTTTACTCCCGGGGAAGAGGGCAGGGACGCCGTGGTGCTTCAGGTCGTTGCCGTTGATTCCCGCACCGGGGGGGTAACCGGCCAGTTCGTCACTCTCCCGCCCGCGCCGGCCAAAAGCACATTAAAAGATCTCGCGGGGCATTGGGCGACCGGGGAAGTGGAAGCCCTCCTCGCGCAGGGCCTGGTGACAGGCTACCCCGATGGCACTTTCCGGCCCGGGGCGCCGGTAACCCGCGCCGAGCTGACGCTGCTTTTATGCAGAGCGCTTGGCTGGTCCGGCGCCACCGGCTCCCTGGAATTTGCTGATGCCGGGGTGATTCCTGCCTGGGCACGGCCTGCCGTTATGCAGGCGGTCCAGCGAGGCCTTGTATCCGGCTACCCCGACGGGTACTTCCGGCCGAATCGTGCTCTGAGCCGGACGGAGGCGACGGTGCTCCTTGCCAGGGTGCTCGATCTTTTTGTCCCGGAGCTCAACAAACGAAAAGAACCGCAGCAATCCGTCCCACCCTGGCAGGACTGGGCTCAGGTTCCCGGCTGGGCCCAAGAGGCTGTAGCATGCGCCTTTCAAGCCGGGATTACACGCGGCCGGACCCCTGAAAGCTTCGCCCCGGCAGCCCCTTTCACACGCGCCGAGGCGGCCGTCGCAGTCAGCCGCCTGCTGGAGGTCCTGCGTACCGGGGATTAG
- a CDS encoding WecB/TagA/CpsF family glycosyltransferase, whose translation MAKITLPEKREVLGVGIHPLTLAECAAVIRNWIREQYMWEEITGDRGDGEGFGQRPAALHQVVTLNAEMLYRAQYDTSFRDLLNQADLVVPDGHGVVWAGRRLGCPFPERVTGIDLIYSLVSYAAREKWRIFLLGGVSGVAEAAALKLRQKYPGLHVAGTEHGYFSETEIVPVLRKIRATRPDLLLVALGSPRQEFFIWVHRRELGALVAIGVGGSLDVLAGRLRRAPVFFQRLHLEWLYRVLQEPSRWRRALVLPRFAWKVLRAPRRRARKRPSQTGA comes from the coding sequence ATGGCCAAAATAACCCTGCCTGAGAAAAGAGAGGTTTTAGGGGTGGGTATCCACCCTTTAACTTTGGCAGAATGTGCGGCTGTGATCCGGAACTGGATCCGGGAGCAATACATGTGGGAGGAGATTACAGGTGACAGGGGGGATGGGGAGGGGTTCGGGCAGCGTCCTGCTGCACTCCACCAGGTTGTTACCCTGAATGCGGAAATGCTTTACAGGGCGCAATATGACACCTCCTTCCGGGACCTGTTAAACCAGGCGGATCTGGTGGTCCCGGACGGCCACGGAGTGGTCTGGGCGGGGCGCAGGCTTGGTTGTCCCTTTCCCGAACGAGTCACCGGTATTGATTTAATTTATTCGCTCGTTTCTTACGCAGCGCGTGAGAAGTGGCGCATTTTTTTGCTCGGAGGGGTATCCGGAGTCGCCGAGGCTGCAGCATTAAAGCTCCGGCAGAAATACCCCGGCCTGCATGTGGCCGGGACGGAGCACGGCTATTTTTCCGAGACAGAGATCGTCCCAGTACTCCGTAAGATCCGGGCAACCAGGCCAGATTTACTGCTTGTGGCATTGGGGTCGCCAAGGCAGGAATTTTTTATCTGGGTTCACCGGCGGGAGTTGGGTGCCCTCGTTGCAATTGGAGTAGGGGGGAGTTTAGATGTCCTGGCAGGACGGCTGCGCCGCGCCCCTGTTTTTTTCCAGCGGCTTCACCTGGAATGGCTCTACCGCGTCCTCCAGGAGCCTTCCCGCTGGCGGCGCGCGCTGGTGCTCCCTCGTTTTGCGTGGAAGGTCCTGCGGGCACCCCGCCGCCGGGCACGGAAGCGGCCCTCCCAGACCGGGGCATGA
- a CDS encoding LCP family protein, with the protein MRGSKGKRRKKKLRRAGGTAFLILLFLALLLLGYFLAGGRVPFSGTNSIVPPPAAAAERVVPVLLLGIDQREPREPSRADTIIVAFLDREEKKVRLLSIPRDTYTSVPGRSRKDKINASHALGGPEATARAVSDLLGVEIKYYIETNFEGFQKIVDTLGGVTVEVQQRMYYPEEGINLYPGVQRLDGSDALAFVRFRGYPLADIDRIKQQQRFFSALADEALQWRNLWRIPDLVRALKEAVETNLSVSQMIELAKLFHQINNSQVEGYILPGDPETINGGDYIIPRLNEIPPLVRALQEGSSPEGDSPEKGPSRLEGPGRS; encoded by the coding sequence GTGCGCGGAAGTAAGGGGAAGAGGCGGAAAAAGAAGTTGCGGCGCGCCGGAGGGACGGCGTTTTTAATCCTGCTCTTCCTCGCCTTGTTGCTGTTGGGATACTTTCTGGCAGGGGGCCGCGTTCCTTTTTCCGGGACGAACAGCATCGTACCGCCGCCCGCGGCTGCCGCCGAGCGCGTGGTTCCGGTGCTCCTGCTGGGGATTGACCAGCGGGAACCCCGGGAGCCTTCCCGGGCGGATACGATTATCGTGGCCTTTCTGGACCGGGAGGAGAAAAAGGTGCGTCTCTTATCGATTCCCCGGGATACTTACACTTCTGTGCCGGGACGTTCGCGCAAAGACAAGATCAATGCCTCCCACGCCCTGGGAGGACCTGAGGCAACGGCAAGAGCGGTCAGCGATCTGCTTGGAGTCGAAATAAAATACTACATCGAGACCAATTTTGAGGGGTTCCAAAAAATTGTGGATACCCTGGGCGGCGTGACGGTCGAGGTCCAGCAGCGCATGTATTATCCTGAAGAAGGAATCAATCTTTACCCCGGGGTGCAGCGGCTTGATGGCTCTGATGCCCTCGCCTTTGTCCGCTTTCGAGGCTACCCACTGGCTGACATTGACCGGATCAAGCAGCAGCAGCGCTTCTTTTCGGCCCTGGCTGATGAAGCTTTACAATGGCGAAACTTGTGGCGGATTCCGGACCTGGTGCGCGCCTTGAAAGAGGCTGTAGAAACAAATCTAAGCGTTTCCCAAATGATTGAGCTCGCCAAGTTGTTTCATCAAATTAATAACTCCCAGGTAGAAGGGTACATCCTGCCGGGAGACCCGGAAACCATTAACGGCGGGGACTATATTATACCCAGGCTGAATGAAATCCCTCCCCTGGTGCGCGCCCTCCAGGAAGGGTCATCTCCTGAGGGTGACTCGCCGGAGAAGGGCCCCTCGCGGCTCGAAGGTCCGGGCAGAAGTTAA